A stretch of DNA from Xyrauchen texanus isolate HMW12.3.18 chromosome 36, RBS_HiC_50CHRs, whole genome shotgun sequence:
GtttaattgccaaattcacagtgaagTACTTCTCtactagggttgccacccatcccgtaAAAATGGGATCGTccaatatttaaagatgaaataatGCATCCCGTATCTAATCAATATGGGACGccatttgtcccgtatttaagctggtccaaGGGCGTCACTGCAAAATTGTTCAAGATCATTAATTTAAACttgggtaagggaccatctgaaatgtCCTCACAATGACTGTAGTGAAATTGTTAAATATTGGCAGATTAATTTGCCAGGCCGCGTAATCGGacgatatatcggccaggccgCGTAATCGGACGATATATCTGCCAGGCCGCATACTCGAACGATATATCAGCCAGGCCGCATAATCGGACAATATATCGGCAAGGCCGCATAATCGGACATTATATATCAGCCAGGCCGCGCAATCGGacgatatatcggccaggccaCGTAATCGGAAGATATATCGTCTTGGCCGCATAATCGGACTATATATCTGCCAGGCCGCGTAATCGGACGATATATCGGCCAGGCTGCATAAACGGACTATATATCTGCCAGGCCGCGCAAACGGAAGATATATCGGCCAAGCCGCATACTCGGACGATATATCGGCCAAGCCGCGTACTCGGACGATATATCGGCCAGGCAGCGTAATCGGACGATATATCAGCCAGGCCACGTAATCGGACGTTATATATCGGCCAGGCCGCGCAATCGGacgatatatcggccaggccgCGTAATCGGacgatatatcggccaggccgCGTACTCGGacgatatatcggccaggccgCGTAATCGGacgatatatcggccaggccgCGTAATCGGacgatatatcggccaggccgCATAAACGGACTATATATCTGCCAGGCCGTGCAAACGGACGCTATATCGGCCAGGCAGCGTACTCGGATGATATATCGGCCAGGCCGTGTACTCGGACGATATATCAGCCAGGCCGCGCAATCGGAAGATATATCGGACAGGCCACGTAATCGGACGATATATGGCCAGGCCAGCGTAATCGGACAATATATCGGCCAGGCAGCATAATCGTAAATCTTGTTTTACAAAATTCAACTGCTATTTAGCCTAGAATAAAATGTTGTGAATCATCTCGAAACGGATTAGAACTCTTTATTGAAGGAGAAAATGAATGCTGAAAAATCTTGAGCAACCATGTATACAGTCTAAGTAGTTTCCCTGTGCCGTAGGGTCAAAAGGTCGCTTTGAGTTCATTCTGGCCGTGTCTGGTACGAAAACACCGTCCACAACAGCTGCACTGGACTACTGCCAACTCTCTTTGCTTCTCTCCACTTCTTGCTCTTCCCCACTCCCTCTATTTCGTTTGATTTAATTTCTCTATTCTTCTTTTTTCATCTTCGCCTTCTCTCCCTCACTCTTCCTCCTTACtgcttttctttctctttcaccAGTTGTTTTGTCTCCTGAAAGGctcacttgttttattttttcaaactgaTGGCTGCCTTACTGaaggagacagagagaaagacagtagctctgttccaaaacctagtgagctgtctacctagacagcattttaaggtgtTATAATAGGCACACTCAAAACACAAAGACAGTTCCATAAGGATTTCAAAAGCCATAAAATAACTTAGTTTACCCATATTCTATTGCAGCATTGTGTGGATCTTTTGCGAAGGCGgccattttgcaataaatgtaattttttgggcATGTATTTTCTCACCCTGAAAAAAACACCCGCTGGGGTTCTTGATAGCAGTCTCCGACAGGGCGAGCCATATGACCGTATCGGCTCCCTGATCTGGTGTCCGCAAACGCTCTTTCATCGAGCTGTGGAAGTCAGGCATTGCATTCGCAATGGCTACAGAGAGATACAAAGAGGAGAATGTAAAAAACACCTTCTGAAACATGTTCATGAACTTTTTGTTCAACATCAAGgctttaggttaaaatgtatatgtataaggGAAAGTTTATATTTGAGTTTGAGGTAAGGTTAGGCTCaggattaggggtagggttaacagtgtaactacagatgtaattaaatgaaggtactttaaatgtaatataatgcaacaacacatatgcaCATTAAGGACATTGCAACAAATGCTTAAGTGCAATAGTAATCAACCCTCCTATTACATTCAGAATCTGCATACGCCTTTTGCATTTATGGGCCAATTTTGACCCGGTGGAAtctgttcatacatgtaaaaatatattttatattaacatcTAATGTGAGAATTACTAGTAATTTGAATGAATTTCCTATTATTCATAACTGCTTAAAACAACTTGGTGGTCAAAAGTTATGAAACCAACGTATTCCTTTTCAACTAAACCTCATCATGAACTGCTGAATGTTGAATTGTGAGTTTACTGTAAACTGGTTCGGCATCAGATGTCTACAGAATATAATGTGAACCATTTCCTCTTCAAGCTCTATTTAGACTAATGTGTACATGAGCATTTGCTCTCTCCACACCTCCTTTAGACAGTAATACCTTGGgtttagtttatttgttatgtttgttatGTCTGTCATGTCTGTTTTTATGTCATGTACAggaatgtgtgtgtatctgtgtgagagagtatgggaAAGAGGTTTAATGTAAGTGATGTGTTAATGAGACATAATCGAATTCATaggattacaaaaaatatatagcaATAAGAAAAAAGAGAGGTTtaagaattatttttaaatgttatatctattaaacaattttattaaaatctgaaagaaaaattatgtgtattttgatAGTCCTGACTATCCCCTCATccacccccataatcaaaacaagtaagTTCAACCCCCACATATATTTATGCCATGAGAAATggaaatgttcaagccaaatctacgcccttgggtatttaaaaatgattatctACCTctcccgggtcaaaaatgaccaaaacacaATAGCAGGGGTTAAAGATACCTAATACACTTTTGAACcatatttatgtttatgttgtgcAGGCAACTAAAAACAgcgtaaatcacacaaaaacaaatgttctcAGTTACCAATTACGTAATAGAAATGCGCTAgttgcagtcagccatgattaatataTACCGCGAGGTAATGTGTGGATTATAGAGGTAAAACGAATAATATTTACACATGCCAGTGCTTATGAATGTACATCCAGTATAaagactgatatgactagagtcttcttatgtgagtgtacatcatttttaaCAGATTTTCAAAAATACTACTCTACTATTACAATTTTGTTCTGTTTACAAGTTTAGCAATTAGCAAAAAAtgaatgagtgcacctttaaataatccTGCAGCGACAACTTGATTTTTGAATGTACAGAAATTCCATGTAGTCTCAATGAATACAACTGCATGTATAATCATGAAAtacacacagttcacagtttttaaataaaatctatgattgttgtgtgtttgtgtgtgattactTGGCGTATCGACCCAACCCGGGTGCATCACAGAGAAGTGGATGTTTGGATGAGCTTTAGCAAACTGCTCCGTCATCACAACCTGCTGCCTCTGAAAAACAAACGAATAAAACACTGAAGTAATTTCTGATATCACCACAGTAACTTGTTTGTGAAATAAACACCACTAATAAACTTACTGTAATAGAGACAACGCAGTCACTGAAGATTACAATAACTTTAAActgaaaaatgaaattttttcTGTGTTATAATACTTGTCCtataccagcttaatatgcagagacagccaAAAGCCAttcatatattaatttttttgaaaactgtaaacactgtgtctttgtggtgctatgaaaattcctctgtttgttttgagtgacccatctTAAATGAGACAATagcactgactcaaccaatggcatgagttgggggtgggactactgtatctgtttgttcgatcaatgGCAGAAgggggggcgtattcagaaatctgttttgaaaaTGATCTTCATTTTGCAATTACGTTTGGTGGATTACAGAAATTACACCAGCTTTAAAGCATTATACTAAATCAAAACtttcataatttttcaaaaaaaaaaattcataacgTTGTTAAACACACTAAATGATTTTAAGTTTAGTCATGAAACTACATGAGtgcaagctgataggtcctttgacatgcACATGCTTGCGCATGCTCTCTCTTGTCTAGACGCATGTCAGTTGTTTGCAGGTAAGCCGGGTTTCAATCAAGTGTTCTACTGgagttttctctctgaaaccctcctcctccccagcaccacatgtctagatctgcttcaaGGGGATTGTATGTTGGTCAAACTTAACTTTTTTGTTCAACATCAAGACTTGaggttaaaatgtatactttAGGTGGTTTAACTGGTCaagttttttaaataacattttagctattTTGCAGTtcactctctctttgtctgtcatTTCAATCGCCTTCAATGCAGTTGGTTGCAGGTAAGCCGGGTTTCATTGCGGCGCGCTATAAGAGTTTTCTTTCAGAAACCCTCCTCCTACCCAGCACCACTGGTCTAGATTGAGCAGCAGCAGTAGCCCTTCATACTTGATGCAGTATGTCATATGTATGTTAAATTGCACCGCAGGATGTCTCACATGCTCAACACAGTATATCTGTGTTTGTTCTAGCTGCAACAAGTCTTTTGCAgtagcagcaacagcagcagcaggagCAGCctaagcagatctagtctgccaagaccaaaccaaccaacttgtcattcagagagttgtcatgactaaaCAACATCATAGCAATCAGGTCAAACTAAGTGTTCTGTATGTGGAAGCAAGCCTTTAATCTGAACTAAACCTACACAACAGAGTGTACCTCATATGTATATACCTTGTTCTGTGCGTACACCATAGTGCCGTCATATCTCCCCCTCTCAGACTGCAGGTTCCCTGTTCGCAATTTCTGCACAAGCATCCCACCTGATGATACCGTTAtctagaagagagagagagagcagctgaGAGCTGATGACCCATATAACCTCTCTGTCTATAActgtctcagtctctctctccggTGTACTCACCACTCTGGGGTCAGGGCTCTTCTCCAGCAGAGGAATGAGGCTCTTGATTAGAATGTACACAGCTGAACCGCAGAACAAAAACACAGAGAGGAAAGACCATATGAGATCAGATTGAAACAGTCTTGCAAGatgtgtctgtttttgtttgtgaCTGATGCTCGATTTGACTTAGTCGGAAAAGCATAGAGATCTTCCAGTCCTCATTTAGGGTCATGAACATGAGTACAAAGTGTTGACACACTGATGTGTTGTGGAATGTGTGTAGATCATTTCTATTACGATTATGATGTTTGTGGGTCAATTGACCCGAATACTTTCATATTCAAAAGCAGCTGTACAGAccccaaataaaacatttattttatgtatgcTGGTTTCTCTTACTGCAACAGACTTTTTTAGACACAGATGGTAAAAATTAGCTCTCATTTGCATTTTCGTATCTAAACTAGGGTCATGAACATGCATGCAAATTGTAAACACACTGAGGTGTTGTGGAAAGTCTTAATATATCATTTGTATTCACAATGATGCTGTAAACAAATACAAgccttttttatgattttttttggtaaataaaTGAGCCTGTATTTTGAGTTGTGcactaaaaaattatttttttttgtatctaaGTCATAAAATGAAAGGTTTACTGTTTTAAGCTGGTTTAATGCTGTTTTTGATTGTATTTAAACTCAGGTTCAGGTCATATCTAGAAGGGAGGGGCTTCTATGTGAACATAGGGAACTATGAATCTGAATGGGCATCCATGACGTGtggagtcccacaaggctcaGTTCTTCACtactgttcaacctgtatatacTCCTACTAGGCTAAAATAGGACAAAGGACCAAATCGCATACCATAGCTTTGCAGACGACACCCCGATTTCCCTAACCCTATCGCCAAATGATTACAGCCACATAGACACTCTGTGCAAGTGCattgattaaattacattttggatGTGCAGCAACTTACCTCAGTTGAACAGCGACAAGACAGAtgtcattgtatttggcaacaaaggcgAAATTCCCAAGGTAAACACATACCTTGACTCAATGGGACTTAAGACATAAAATccagtcaggaatcttggtgtcactTTGGAGTCAGACCatagtttcagtagtcacatcaaagcaataactaaatcagcatactatcatctaaCAAATATAGTGAGAATTGGATGTTTTGTATCTAGTCAAGacttagagaaacttgttcatgcattcattaTCAGTAGGGTGGACTACTCCAATGGACTTCACaccggccttcccaaaaagaccattacacacctgcagctcattcagaaagcagctgccaggattctcacccCAACCAAAAGatctgagcatattactccagtcctcatgcctttacactggcttccattTACATCTAgagttgattttaaagtattattactcgTTTATAAATCACTCTGGCCTAGGACCTAAAGACATTGCAGATATGATTGTTGtatataaacctaacagacctctcagatcgttaggatcaagtcagttagaaataccaagggttcactcaaaacaaggtgagactgcatttagctattatgccacctgCAGGAACCAGCTTCCTAGTGTGACTTTTGGTGAATTGCATTGATACCAATTAGACCCCTACCAATTGTTTGACCGCTACCATATAACATGTACCCATTTGACCCATGTTGTGTCATATTATGAGGGTTAAATGAGACTGATTTGTTTTGTGTGCTTGTTACTTACCCAGAGAGTTGCTGGCAAAGCTTTTCTCCAAGCCCTCTCCATTCACCTCCCTCTTAGTCATCATACAGCCGGCATTATTGATCTGTCTCATTCAtatcaatcaatcattcaatcaatGAATCAATTGAAAACAATAGCCAATTCATAAATCAAATCAACCAACCAGCAATCTATCAAAACAATCTATCAACCTATAAACAATAGAAACTGATAATgggaaatgtattgtttttaatgGGAACAATAATGGTCCTTGTGGGTCTCTACAGGTAATGTGTTGGCTTTTATTGGTGGCATGATTTTTCTAGCCAATACCATTATGGACCAATACATATCTGTATTAAAAACCAATTCAAATATGAAATCATCACAGAATATGGCCCGTAACTATAAAACACTCTTAATGGTACTTGTAGAGGAAAATATTAGAATTTctattgtttgtctttttaaagCAGGGAAGTCATTTtacatccaaccaaccaaccaaatcaATCACATTATCATTACCTCTACTGGCTGCTTATGtagtcaatcaattaaaaaactTAGAAAGATGTAAGACGGACTCACCAGAACATTGagagttttgtattttttcttaaaagaCTCGGCGAACTCCCACACCTTCTTGGTCTCAGACAGATCCAAAATGTGCACATAGATTTCCTGAAACCAAGGCCATGGGTTTGtattatattcagcattacaAACAGATGTAGAGCTGTATTCTGTGTTTTAATAAACATAAGTGTGCGGGCCGTTTCAATGAGCTTTTGAACGAATGTGAAGTCATTTGCACACTTTTGCAGTATTCTTCATTTAGTAGAAATAAGAAACCAGGGGTATATTGTCTTGCTCTTTGGTGCAATGGGGGTAGCTCATAAACTGGCCCTTCTGGGGTTTAAATATATGACCTTTGAATAACCACCAGTCTATACATTTAACTACTAAACCATATCCCAAACGTCCTCATTTTTAAACATACACATACTTTGTTTCCAGAGTCCTTGACGATCTCCGCTCTGGCTTCCTCTGCCTTGTCCTTGTTCCTGCAAACCATGTGGATCATACCACCTTGAGGAAAAGGGCATACAGAGTTTACATCTGTACACACGTGTACAGAAAGCATTTTGAAAGAATAAACACCAGTGCCACGCCGCTACTGAATCTCCAGCATCACCACTCAtcagagttaaagggatagtttgtccaaaaataaaaattctgtcatcatttacatcataactttctttcctcttctgaacacaaatgaaaattatttagaagaatatctcagctctgtaggtttatacaatgcaagggaatggtggccagacatttcaagctccaaaaatgcacataaaggcagcataaaagtaatctttaagACTCccgtggttaaatcagtatcttatGAAGCGATAAAATCGttttgggtgtgaaacagatcaatatatgaatccttttttactataaatctccactttcactttcaggatgtgaaagtgaaagtggagatttatagcaaagaagtacataaatatatatctgtttctcacccacacctttcatatcggttctgaagatatatatt
This window harbors:
- the LOC127630031 gene encoding dehydrogenase/reductase SDR family member 12-like; its protein translation is MSLYRNSAWFLKGLTEFTKGGFVSASKNFMEKDLDVSMAGRSFMITGANSGIGKAAAMALAKKGGMIHMVCRNKDKAEEARAEIVKDSGNKEIYVHILDLSETKKVWEFAESFKKKYKTLNVLINNAGCMMTKREVNGEGLEKSFASNSLAVYILIKSLIPLLEKSPDPRVITVSSGGMLVQKLRTGNLQSERGRYDGTMVYAQNKRQQVVMTEQFAKAHPNIHFSVMHPGWVDTPTIANAMPDFHSSMKERLRTPDQGADTVIWLALSETAIKNPSGCFFQDRQMASAHLPLAWTHSSQLEDQKFMSVMEELAKSFQPH